The Antarcticibacterium flavum genome contains the following window.
GCATATTTCAAGTTGTGGTTGCTCTACTTTACCAGTTTTATAATCTATTATACGCAGGACATCATTATGAATATCAACTCTATCCACATTGCCCCTAATATTCACAGGGAAATCAAGTTCTGGGATATCAAGGGAGGTGCTAAGATTGGCTTCTACTTCCTTAATAAAAACTTCACTTCCACCCTGCAGGGCGTTGCTTTCCATTTTAAGAAAATTGAGGACATATCTTCTGGCGACCTCAAAAATTAGTAGATTCTTACCTTTAGAAAGTGGGGCACTGCTATATTCCAGTGTAAATTGCCTTTTAACCTCTGCAGTAGTTGCTTTTCTAAATGCTTCAATATCCTCCAGTGTTAATTGTTTATCTTTTAACTGGCCATAGAATTCTTCCAGGGTTTTATGAACTACGGTTCCCAGGGTATTGAATGCCACTGTTTCCTCGACTTCCTCTTTATCCCTTATTTTTAGGATGTATTGTAAGTAAAAATCCAGTGGGTTCCTTATATAAGTTGTTAAGGCGGAAGGAGAGAAACCCCTTCCTGCAATTTCCCTTATCATCTCCATTACCTCCGGGGTTTTTTCGACTTCCTGTAGTTGATCCTGCGTGTGTTTGACCTTTGGGGTTATAACAGTAGTGGAAATCTTATGCCTCATTTGTTTTTCGAGTTCCAGCTGTAACAGGAACCTGCTTTTCTCACCTCCCATGCTTCCTTCAGTATCTGTATTATGCAGGAGATACACTTTTTTAGCCCTTTGAAGTAGATGATAAAAATGGTAGGTGTAAACAGCATCTTTTTCCTTATAAGTAGGAAGGCCAAAAGTTTTCTTTAGTTCAAAAGGGATAAACGAATTATTGCTTTTTCCTGCTGGAAGCGTTCCCTCATCTACCGAGGTTAGGATAACTGTCTCAAAATCAAGAACCCTGGATTCCAGCATTCCCATTAACTGCAGACCCTGAAAGGGTTTTCCCTGGAAATCCAGTGCGTGCAGGCTGCTTATTTCGTTATAGAAGTGGTGCAGTGCATTAATAGATTTGATATGCGGATATTTCTTAAGCAATTCCTCTAGCTGAAGGGCAACCTGCCGGTATCGATATAAGAATTCCAGGTTAAGGGCGTCTTGCTCTTCATTTAAGCTTTCCTTTATGTGAGATATCAATAACAAAATATTCTCAATGGCTTGCCGTGGAGGAGGGCTGGAGGATGGAAAAATGAGTTTTACTGCCTCAGGAACAGGATCTCTGAATAGTTGCTGGATTTGCTGTGGCGATAGATAGAGCAGGTTCTCATTCTTAATGGCGGCTATAACTTTTCTACACCTGTCCCTGCTTATTCTCTGGATAATTGGATTACTTAGCACACTTATCACATCCTTATAATAATACCTGCCATCTTCATTTTTAAAGAATTCAAACATCTTCTCAAATAACAGGGAGAAGTTGCTGTACTTTAAAGGATAACCCATAGTAATGTTAAGTGCAGGAATATTGTTGGGGATGGAATTAAGGACAGGTAATAATAATGTTTCATCCCCCAGGACGAGGGCTGTATTATCAAGATCTCCCGGAGGTAAGCTCTCCAATAGTTCTCCTACATATTTGGCCTGGCCTATTTGCTTGGGAATGCCAATGATCTCAATCTCTTTTTCAAGAGAATAGTTGTTGGAAAGGATCTCAAACCTGTTTTTATCATAATAAGGCCAGGTAGCGGCATACTCCCTTAAAAATAGCCCTGCATCGTGTTCTTTATCCCTAAAATGTACCTCATCTAAATCCCAATATACCCTGGCGCCTTTTTCCAGCATTGTTTGAAAGATCCTTTGTTCTGCATTATTAAGGGCATTGAATCCTACAAAGACATGGGCTGTAGCATTTTCCCCGGCAAACTCTGCTATTTTTTCTGCTGCCTCCCGGTAAACCATCCCCTGGTAGCCCACTGCATTTTGAATAAGGTTCTTTTGGAGGTCCCGGTAGTAAACTGGTAACTTCTTCCAGAAGGCGAGGTAGTTCTTTACTATATCTGTTTTCTCTTTTGCAAGGGACCAATGGGTAATATCCTGTATATCGGCTAAATAATTAAAGATCTTTTCCTGTGGGATGAGGTATCTGTCTATTTCATTAAAATCATGAATGAGGGTTTGTGCCCAGGAACTAAAATTTTCAAATTCCTCTGTCTCCTCAGCAGGGGTGCAATTTTTATATACAGAATAAAATTCAAAGAGAGTGGTGGTGTTATCTACGGTAGCCAGTCCTGAGACCTGTTCAGTGAACTCTTCAATACTTATAATAGCCGGGGAAAATTCCGGTTTTATAATCTGGCTGGAGATCTCCCTGCGCAAAAATGCTCCAGCACGTTTGCTTGGCAGTATAAAGGTGAGGTTTGATAATGAATCATTAGTTTTTAAAAGGTCCTTGATTACGGTGGTGAGGAAAGATGTCATTAGGTAAAAATAAAAAACGCCCCGATCAATCGGGGCGTTTTCACTTAAATTTTATGAGAAACTATTTCCTAGTTATTACCAGTTCTGGTAGTATCTGTTTGAGTCTCATTACTACGGTCTCTCATTTCTTTGTCTTTATCCAAAGAGATCTCAACACGTCTGTTTTCCTGTCTTCCCTGTGAAGTATTGTTGGAAGCTATAGGTCTTGACTCTCCATAACCTTCAGAAGTCAATCTGTTGGCAGGAACCCCTTTAGAGACAAGGAATTCTCTTACAGAAGCTGCACGCTCTTTAGAAAGTTGCAGGTTATATTGATCGCTTCCTGTGCTGTCTGTATGTCCTTCAATGTGGAATACAGTATTGTCATATTCAGCCATTATATCAGCGATAGATTCAAGAGCTTCTTCAGACTCAGATCTAATGGTCGCTTTATTAAGGTCAAACAATACAGTCTTGGAATATTCGTTCAATTCAGAAACCACCTCAGCAGTTGGCTCTGGACACCCGTTGTTTTCAACAGTTCCCGGAGTATCTGGACACTCATCATCTTTATCTAATACACCATCACCGTCACGGTCTTCATAAGGACATCCGTTGTTTTCAGCCGGACCTGCCTCATTAGGACATTCGTCTTTGTTATCTGGCACACCGTCACCGTCAGAATCTGGACATCCGTTAAATTCAGCCGTTCCAGCTTCGTTAGGACATTCATCCTGTGGATCTGGGATTCCATCACCATCGGTATCAGGACATCCGTCGAATTCGATCATACCAGGAGTGTTAGGACAGGCATCAAGGTGATCTGGCACGCCGTCACCATCAGAATCTGGACAACCGTTAAATTCAGGTAATCCCGGAGTTTCAGGACATTCATCATCCTTGTCATAAATTCCATCCCCATCGGTATCCATACCACCAAAGATGAATTTTAGACCTGCACTATGTTGAAAATGAGGAAATGCCTCATCTTTAAACGCATGCTTGTAAGTTGATTGAAGGCTAAGGGCCACATTGTCTGTGAACCAAAAACTTAATCCTGCTGAACCGTTTAATGTAGCGGCACCTTCACTATCTAGCCAGGTGTAACCACCACCAATACCAATATTTGGATCTAACCAACCGTCATTCAATAAAGCTCTTAGGCTATACTTTATAGTACCGTCCAGAGCATAATATGAAAGGTCATTAAGGCTTTCTTCCCCAAATTTACTTATTTGATTAACAGAACCTGCAGCCTCAAATACCAAACCACTACCTATGTAACGGCCAACAGATATTCTTGAAACAGCCGGTAGAATATTCCAGTGGTCTGCAGCATTGAAATATTGATCAAACCATCCTCCGGCAGGAGCGTCTTCTCCTGTTGGGTAAAGGTCAACCGCATTTACGCCAATTCCTATGGCCCAAGGGTTATTTTCATCCTGCGCCTGTACAGCACTAAAGCTGAGCACAAGTAATGAAGCTAATAAAAATCTGCTAAGATGTTTCATATTTGTTAATTTAGTTTTAAGTGTTAATTCAAGCAAAAGTATGCGGTAAATCAATATTAACAAAGCTAAAAATAATAAAGTTTTCTTAATTAAGCCGCAAATGCTGCACATTAAAAGGGCTTGTTAAGCCTTTGTACTTGTGAGTTTTACAATTAAACTTCCATTTATTATGATTTACAAAAAAGCAAAATATATACTTATTAAATATCAATTTTGTAAATTTTTAACAAATAATTAATCCGGGTTTTAGCCTATAACTTTGAGCTCCCGGCCAACTTTTTTGAAAGCTTCTATAGCTTTATCCAAATGTTCTTTTTCGTGAGCTGCAGATAGCTGTACCCGTATCCTGGCCTTGCCTTTAGGGACAACCGGGTAAAAGAAACCAATGACATATATACCTTCCTCCAGGAGCATATCTGCCATATCCTGTGATAGTTGTGCGTCATATAGCATCACCGGAACAATTGCCGATTCCCCGTCTATAATGTCGAATCCCGCAGCTTTCATTTCCTTCTTAAAATAAGCAGTGTTTTCATGCAATTTGTCTCTTAAAGAGGTGTCTTTCTTTAACATGTCAAACACCTTGATGGAAGCTCCCACAATTGCGGGGGCAAGGGAGTTTGAGAACAAATATGGTCGGGATCGCTGGCGAAGGATCTCAATGATCTCCTTTTTTGCTGTGGTATACCCCCCCATTGCACCGCCCAGGGCTTTCCCCAGGGTCCCGGTAATTATATCAACTCTTCCAAGGACATTCTTTTCCTCCAGTGTTCCTATTCCACTTTCACCAATGAACCCGGTCGCATGACATTCATCTATCATTACCATTGCATCATATTGCTCTGCCAGGTCACAAATTTTATCCAGGGGAGCCAGAAGGCCATCCATGGAAAAGACCCCATCTGTAACTATGATCTTAAATCTTGCACCTTTCTCGTTGGCAGCTTTAAGCTGGGCCTCCAGGTCTTCCATGTTACCATTTTCATAACGGTATCTTGCAGCTTTACAAAGTCTAACCCCATCTATTATAGAGGCATGGTTAAGGGAGTCGCTTATGATAGCATCCTCTGCTGTGAGTAAGGGTTCAAACACCCCGCCATTGGCATCAAAGGCTGCGGCATATAATATAGTATCCTCTGTACCATAAAAATCGGCAATTTTTGCTTCCAGTTCTTTGTGAATATCCTGGGTCCCGCATATAAACCGAACGCTGGACATTCCAAAACCATGGGAGTCAAGCGTATCCTTGGCAGCCTGGATGACCTCGGGATGAGAGGAAAGCCCCAGATAGTTATTAGCACAAAAATTTATTACCTCCTGTCCTGTGGATATTTTAATCACGGCATCCTGTGGGGAGGTTATGATCCTTTCTTTTTTATAAAGGCCGTTGGCCTTAATTTCTTCTAATTCCTTTTGTAATTGGTCTTTTATTGCTCCGTACATATTTTTCAGTTTTTACAAAATTAAACATCTTTTATACAATGCTAAGGCTTACTTCCTCATTAATATATATGAGGATCTTTTTTTCCACCTCATATCCCATAGATTCCAGTGTTCCGGCATATTGCTGCATTTGCTCCCGGTGCTGGGGCTGGAGTTTGCCTGTTTTATAATCAAGTATAGTTACTCTGTTGCCTTCAAAATTGAGCCTGTCTGGCCTCAGGACCTCCCCTCCCGGACTTATAATATCCCTTTCTCTCTTCACAATTGCATCCTCTCTAAAATAAGTGGCCAACTGGGGATGCGTGACTACCTGTGACAAAAGTTCTTTCATTTGAGTCTGTGTGGCGGGATCCTTCTCCTCCTTTTTTAGAAATTTCTCCATGGCGGGACCAATATCCTTAGTGGTATCGGTTTCTGAAAGTATATTGTGAACGAGATTACCCGTATTGACAGCAGTCTCCCTGTTGGACCCCCACATGCTTCCGGTATGCGTTACGATCCTGACTACTTCATTTTGTGTAGAGGAACTAATATATGTTTTAGGGTTAACCGCATCTATGATCTCAATCTCCGCTACCTTGTATTCAGTACTTCCAAAGTAATAGGAGGAGCTATCTGTCCACAATCCCCGGGATTTTAGATAACCTATGAGAAGACCCGAAACCCTGTCCTCATATTCCTGCCCTTTTTTAAGGTCAAGGGAGGAGATAATATATAAATGCCTGGATGCCCTTGTAAAGGCAACATACAGGATATTAATGGCATCAAATTCTGTTTGTGACACCAATTCTTGATAAGCATTTTCCTCGAATTCACCCCAATTGAGCATTTTAGACGATGCCTTAAAATAGCTAAACGGGATCTCTGCCAGGTCCTCGGGCAGTGGAAGCCATAGCGACTCCTTGCTTATGTCCCGTATCTTAGTATTGGCAAATGGATATATGACCACCGGGAATTCTAAACCCTTTGATTTATGAATAGTCATTATTTGGATCGCATTGCCGGTTTTAGGAACAGATATGCTTAGCCTTTCACGCTCCTGCTCCCAATATTCCAGGAATTGGGTAATACTCACGGGGGAACCGGTGGTTTTTTCAAAAACAAAATCAAGATAGAATTGAATATAGGCGTTTGAACCCTCAACAAGGGAAAAACTTCTTAAGATATATTCTGCCGCTTCAAAAATTGACAACTCTCTAATTTGCGACAAATTAAAATATAAGTCATAATCCTCCAGCCAGTTGAAAAATTCAGTTTCATCCAGCTCCAGGCTGGTTGAAATAAGACGATGGCCGTCATCAACATCCAATTTTTCAACAAGAAATTTTAAAACTTTCCATTTGAGTTGTTTGTCTTCCGGATTTAAGGAGAATTCCAGAAGTGTGTTTATAAAAATCACTTCTGGGGAATTTGACACTAAAAGAGATTCCGAAGAAACAATAGTGAGGCCCTTTTCGCTTAAAAAATTTGCTATAGTAAAACTCTGGTTCCTTGTCCTTGTGAGAATGCAAATGTCACTTTTTGGCACTTTCTTTTCTTCCAGCTCCTGTATGATCTCAAAAACCCTTTCAGGTTGCATTTCTTTTTCCTGTTCAGAATTTTCAGTTTCGAGGAAATCTATTTGCACATAGCCGGGATTTTCTTTTTTAGCCTTTTGACCACTTGCCTTAAAGAGTTCACGGTAATCCTGTTTTTCAAACTTTTCAGCCAGGAAACTAAAAAAAGAATTGTTGAATTCCACAATCTCCCTGGAGCTTCTGTAATTATATGGCAAATTTGTTACTTCTTTTTCAACGTTAAAAGGATTTGAATCTCCATAAAGGTCAATGAATTGCTCTGCCTTTCCTCCCCTGAACCTGTAAATGGACTGCTTGGCATCGCCTACCAATGTTAAGCAGGCCGGTTCACTATTTCCTGAAAAAGCTGAAAGGGCGTGGTCTATTAAGGGAGTGATATTGGTCCATTGCATTTGGGAGGTGTCTTGAAATTCATCTATAAAGTAGTTGCGATAGCGTTCTCCAAGACGTTCATAAATGAAAGGTGCCGGTTGATCCTTCACCTGTGCTGCAATAGTTGGGTTGAAGTCTGAGATCAAAACAAGGGATCGTTCCCTCTTTATGTGTTCCATCTCGCTTGCAATTTCGCTTAACAGGGAAAGTGGGGTTATGGTAAAAAATAGCTCCCGCAGGTATTCCCGCCTTATGATGGCTGTTTTGGAGGAGTCGAATAAAAGCGCAATTTCCTGTTGTCTGTCGTCCAGGATGTCTTTTTTATCCTGAGGGACACTTGCGGCATAAAGCCTATCTGTGGCAATATTTTCCTGCCAGTTTGCCGTGAAATTAACTTTATAATCCCCCGATTTTAGTTTGCTGAAGTATGAAAACACATACCCACCTTTAAAATCCTTTTTTGAGAGATTTCCTTCCTCTACTATGGTAAAAAAATGATTGGCAATAGTGGCAATATTTTCCTCTGAAGTTTTTATAAGGGATTTTACTCTGTCTGAAAATTTCCTGTAGTCCTCCAGGCTTTTCTCTTTTAAGAACTTTAGATGTTTTTGATTGCCTTCATTCAACAGGATCTTTGCGAATTTATTAAGGTCTTTTGTGATATCCCAGCTTTTATCCTCATCGGTCTTTGTAAGGGTGAAATTAACCAGCACCCTAGTAAGTTCCCTGTCTTCTCCCGCCCTGTTGATCACCCTGTCCACAGCCTCCTGCAGTATTTGTTGCGTGTTCATTTCAACCTCAAAATTTACCGGGATACCAAGATCCTTGGCGAAGGTCCTTATGATCTTATGGGTGAACCTGTCTATGGTAGAAATATCAAAAGATGCATAATTATGCAAAATGCTTTTAAGGATCTTCCCGGCTTTCACACTTATCTCCTTATCGGTTTGCCCGGTTTCCTTAACCAGATCATCCAGGAGGTTTTGATAGGAGGGCTGGCAGGTATCCCTTGAAAGGGCATATAGGGCAGCTATTACCCGGGTTTTCATTTCAGCAACAGCTTTGTTGGTGAAGGTGATCGCCAGGATATTCCGGTATGCATCCTGCTGGCTGCTGCGCAACAGTAAAAGCAGGTAATCCCTCACCAGGGTGTATGTCTTTCCAGACCCGGCTGAAGCGTTATATATTCTGAATAAATTTGGTGTTTGCAAATTATTGGAATGGTTTAGATTGAAGGAAAATCCATGATAGTTCTAAATATCAAAATTAAAGCAAAGAAAAAGCAATCTTTAAGGTTTTTATAACAGTTTAATATTTTTAATAATAGGCTTAATGCCTAATTTTGAAACAATGATCATATTATAACTAAAAAATTAATAATTATGGCTTTTGAATTACCAAAACTAAAATATGCGTTTGACGCATTGGAACCACATATTGATGCAAAGACCATGGAAGTTCACCATGATAAACATCACGCCGGGTACACCTCAAAGTTGAATGCTGCCATTGAAGGAACAGATAACGAAGGGAAGACAATAGAAAACATTCTTAAAAATTTAGATAAATCAAATTCTGCCGTTCGTAATAATGGCGGGGGATACTATAATCATAACTTGTTCTGGGAGATCATGTCTCCAGATGGAGGTGGCAAGCCAGAAGGTGAATTGGCCCAGGCAATAGATTCAGCTTTTGGATCTTTCGAGGCTTTTAAAGATGAATTTTCAAATGCAGCAGCCACTCAATTTGGATCTGGCTGGGCATGGTTATGTGTTCATGAAGGTGGTAAGGTGGAGATTTGTTCTACTCCCAACCAGGATAATCCTTTAATGCCAGGAGTTGGATGTGGAGGTACTCCTATCCTTGGACTGGATGTATGGGAACATGCCTACTACTTAAAATACCAAAACAAAAGACCTGAATATATTGATGCCTTTTTTAACGTGATCAACTGGAAAGAAGTTTCTACACGCTATGCACAGGCGAAATAGATTATTATTTTGAAAAAGGAAAAAAGGTTGCCTGGAGAGGCAGCCTTTTTTTATGGTATAAACTTAGTCACCATTAAACGTTATAAGTAGTTCTACCTAAATGAAAAACATGCAAATGGAAAAATTTACCAACATTTCGCTCAAATTTCATCTGCCAAGGATATTCAGAAATTTTTTCGAAGGTTGACTTCCCTGTCTAAATAGTGGTTTCCAATCTTTTTACGAAGTAAAATTAGAGTTTTTTATCTCTTCTCTCTTCTCTCTTCTCTCTTCTCTCTTCTTGTCTCTTGGTTCTTGCCTCTTGGTTCTTGCCTCCTGGTTCTTGTTTCTTGCCTCTTGTTTCTAAAAAACAT
Protein-coding sequences here:
- a CDS encoding superoxide dismutase; translation: MAFELPKLKYAFDALEPHIDAKTMEVHHDKHHAGYTSKLNAAIEGTDNEGKTIENILKNLDKSNSAVRNNGGGYYNHNLFWEIMSPDGGGKPEGELAQAIDSAFGSFEAFKDEFSNAAATQFGSGWAWLCVHEGGKVEICSTPNQDNPLMPGVGCGGTPILGLDVWEHAYYLKYQNKRPEYIDAFFNVINWKEVSTRYAQAK
- a CDS encoding PD-(D/E)XK nuclease family protein, whose protein sequence is MTSFLTTVIKDLLKTNDSLSNLTFILPSKRAGAFLRREISSQIIKPEFSPAIISIEEFTEQVSGLATVDNTTTLFEFYSVYKNCTPAEETEEFENFSSWAQTLIHDFNEIDRYLIPQEKIFNYLADIQDITHWSLAKEKTDIVKNYLAFWKKLPVYYRDLQKNLIQNAVGYQGMVYREAAEKIAEFAGENATAHVFVGFNALNNAEQRIFQTMLEKGARVYWDLDEVHFRDKEHDAGLFLREYAATWPYYDKNRFEILSNNYSLEKEIEIIGIPKQIGQAKYVGELLESLPPGDLDNTALVLGDETLLLPVLNSIPNNIPALNITMGYPLKYSNFSLLFEKMFEFFKNEDGRYYYKDVISVLSNPIIQRISRDRCRKVIAAIKNENLLYLSPQQIQQLFRDPVPEAVKLIFPSSSPPPRQAIENILLLISHIKESLNEEQDALNLEFLYRYRQVALQLEELLKKYPHIKSINALHHFYNEISSLHALDFQGKPFQGLQLMGMLESRVLDFETVILTSVDEGTLPAGKSNNSFIPFELKKTFGLPTYKEKDAVYTYHFYHLLQRAKKVYLLHNTDTEGSMGGEKSRFLLQLELEKQMRHKISTTVITPKVKHTQDQLQEVEKTPEVMEMIREIAGRGFSPSALTTYIRNPLDFYLQYILKIRDKEEVEETVAFNTLGTVVHKTLEEFYGQLKDKQLTLEDIEAFRKATTAEVKRQFTLEYSSAPLSKGKNLLIFEVARRYVLNFLKMESNALQGGSEVFIKEVEANLSTSLDIPELDFPVNIRGNVDRVDIHNDVLRIIDYKTGKVEQPQLEICNWDDIITDYDKFSKPFQVLMYATMLLENRSGGPQVEAGVISFKNLKQGFLKFAKKEHSRDRNKNYNIDPEVLENFKVQLKYLIKEICDPKIPFLEKEIKNAYGTY
- the kbl gene encoding glycine C-acetyltransferase, with the translated sequence MYGAIKDQLQKELEEIKANGLYKKERIITSPQDAVIKISTGQEVINFCANNYLGLSSHPEVIQAAKDTLDSHGFGMSSVRFICGTQDIHKELEAKIADFYGTEDTILYAAAFDANGGVFEPLLTAEDAIISDSLNHASIIDGVRLCKAARYRYENGNMEDLEAQLKAANEKGARFKIIVTDGVFSMDGLLAPLDKICDLAEQYDAMVMIDECHATGFIGESGIGTLEEKNVLGRVDIITGTLGKALGGAMGGYTTAKKEIIEILRQRSRPYLFSNSLAPAIVGASIKVFDMLKKDTSLRDKLHENTAYFKKEMKAAGFDIIDGESAIVPVMLYDAQLSQDMADMLLEEGIYVIGFFYPVVPKGKARIRVQLSAAHEKEHLDKAIEAFKKVGRELKVIG
- a CDS encoding UvrD-helicase domain-containing protein, with the protein product MQTPNLFRIYNASAGSGKTYTLVRDYLLLLLRSSQQDAYRNILAITFTNKAVAEMKTRVIAALYALSRDTCQPSYQNLLDDLVKETGQTDKEISVKAGKILKSILHNYASFDISTIDRFTHKIIRTFAKDLGIPVNFEVEMNTQQILQEAVDRVINRAGEDRELTRVLVNFTLTKTDEDKSWDITKDLNKFAKILLNEGNQKHLKFLKEKSLEDYRKFSDRVKSLIKTSEENIATIANHFFTIVEEGNLSKKDFKGGYVFSYFSKLKSGDYKVNFTANWQENIATDRLYAASVPQDKKDILDDRQQEIALLFDSSKTAIIRREYLRELFFTITPLSLLSEIASEMEHIKRERSLVLISDFNPTIAAQVKDQPAPFIYERLGERYRNYFIDEFQDTSQMQWTNITPLIDHALSAFSGNSEPACLTLVGDAKQSIYRFRGGKAEQFIDLYGDSNPFNVEKEVTNLPYNYRSSREIVEFNNSFFSFLAEKFEKQDYRELFKASGQKAKKENPGYVQIDFLETENSEQEKEMQPERVFEIIQELEEKKVPKSDICILTRTRNQSFTIANFLSEKGLTIVSSESLLVSNSPEVIFINTLLEFSLNPEDKQLKWKVLKFLVEKLDVDDGHRLISTSLELDETEFFNWLEDYDLYFNLSQIRELSIFEAAEYILRSFSLVEGSNAYIQFYLDFVFEKTTGSPVSITQFLEYWEQERERLSISVPKTGNAIQIMTIHKSKGLEFPVVIYPFANTKIRDISKESLWLPLPEDLAEIPFSYFKASSKMLNWGEFEENAYQELVSQTEFDAINILYVAFTRASRHLYIISSLDLKKGQEYEDRVSGLLIGYLKSRGLWTDSSSYYFGSTEYKVAEIEIIDAVNPKTYISSSTQNEVVRIVTHTGSMWGSNRETAVNTGNLVHNILSETDTTKDIGPAMEKFLKKEEKDPATQTQMKELLSQVVTHPQLATYFREDAIVKRERDIISPGGEVLRPDRLNFEGNRVTILDYKTGKLQPQHREQMQQYAGTLESMGYEVEKKILIYINEEVSLSIV
- a CDS encoding OmpA family protein, which codes for MKHLSRFLLASLLVLSFSAVQAQDENNPWAIGIGVNAVDLYPTGEDAPAGGWFDQYFNAADHWNILPAVSRISVGRYIGSGLVFEAAGSVNQISKFGEESLNDLSYYALDGTIKYSLRALLNDGWLDPNIGIGGGYTWLDSEGAATLNGSAGLSFWFTDNVALSLQSTYKHAFKDEAFPHFQHSAGLKFIFGGMDTDGDGIYDKDDECPETPGLPEFNGCPDSDGDGVPDHLDACPNTPGMIEFDGCPDTDGDGIPDPQDECPNEAGTAEFNGCPDSDGDGVPDNKDECPNEAGPAENNGCPYEDRDGDGVLDKDDECPDTPGTVENNGCPEPTAEVVSELNEYSKTVLFDLNKATIRSESEEALESIADIMAEYDNTVFHIEGHTDSTGSDQYNLQLSKERAASVREFLVSKGVPANRLTSEGYGESRPIASNNTSQGRQENRRVEISLDKDKEMRDRSNETQTDTTRTGNN